The Acipenser ruthenus chromosome 11, fAciRut3.2 maternal haplotype, whole genome shotgun sequence region TGGAATAACTGTTTGAAAGACAGTTTGCTTTACACTTCGtttgttttataaacattttaaaatgatctgaACCCTTCAAATCTAGTTTGATTATAACatggtaaattaacacattatttgaACAATAATATGGGCGACTTTGCTCAGTAAACCTGCCAACGGACACGGTGGAACTCGCAGTCGACGTTCAGTGTTACCAGACGGAGAAGGTCGAGTGGAGCACGAGGGACGGGTTGCAGGTAGAGAGTGAGGGAGGACGGAGGGGACAGAGGGGACAGGCTGGGGTTACAGTCTGGATAGCGTTCTTGGGGTGTCGTTGTTTTATCGCAGGACTTTAAATTTTTAAAGGTGTCTCACCATAGCAACAGTGGAATAGCAACAAGAAAAGAAtcgaaataaaattaaaaaaatgtctggCGTTCTGTCTCAGACCTTGACGTTATTTTCCAGACAGAATAGTACATTGTGGTAAGTTATATGTTTtgtaacatgtatttgtttatttgtacttcattgtaataaaacaatatttattaatcatttgcCATAAACAGAGAAAGGGGCTGTGTTGTGTATACAGACAGGGTCTTGTCTAAGTAAACATGTTTTAGTTTTGACTGTCCAGGAACCGTTTGATCTTCCGGTTGTAGTCAGATCGAACGCCTAAACGTTTTTCTTtcgtttgtattattattattattattattattattattattattattattctcctcCTCCACACGCATATTCAGGTAGTGATCTCGCATAGTCCCGCGGTTGTGCTTTTCAGTCTGTGTTGATGTTCATGTATGATTTGATAGAGCTGTTGTGCAGCGACACTATATATTAATTATTCCTCCTCTCTCGTTCTTTTCTAGCTCTCTGGCTGTATTGAGCCTGCAGGCACGGCAGACCCACTGGCAAACAACTATTCTGGGGCTCAGGACGTCTCTGCCTATGAGGTAAATGTGTCTTATACCTTCGTAAACTCGCATGGTTCACCATGCACGTTTCTGAACTGCAGAACCCTGTGTTCTGACCTACAACCCGCAGTAATGTACATTTGAAGACACGAACATATACCGCAGTGACAGTCTGCAAAGTCTGGACTGATGTGTGCTCCCCCCTCGTTTCTGAACCACAGCACGTTTCGTTTAAGCATACCCCTCTTGCGTTATGATCAGAATTGGGGAGGGGGCGATGACGAGCTTGGTTAGATATGATATGAAAAGACAGTATCCCAGTATTGACATTAAGAAAAAAGGTCCTATGCTATGATAAATATAACTTGCTTGAATTCAGTAACAAGAGCCTGTGTTGCTTGTCTGGTCTGTTAATGCTGCTGATATCCTTACAGAGCAGAGCCTAAGAAAAAGAAGAAGGTGGACCCCAAGAGGGAGGTGGCGTTGAGAGACCGTCTGAAGAAGAAGCTGAAGAAGCTGGAGAGGGTTCCTCCAGAGCTGATCCCCATCGAGGACTTCATAACCCCGACTAAATACCTGGACGAAACAAGGTAGCGTTACAGAGCCAGGGAGCTCCTCCACGGAGCGTTCCTGAAGTCTCAGCAAAGACCGTCGGCACCTTGCAGAACTGATGAGTTACAGTTTACTGACCGTGCCTCCCATTCATGCAACATGCTGAGAAACATTCCAGTCCATGTCTACACCCGCTGCACCAGCCAGTAGAACTGCACTGTTAAAATCACAGAATGTCACTTTATGTAGAGGGAACCCGTTtcattatcggtctaacttgCTCCACTTGttgttccgatcagttaaaccAGTCACCGGGATCATCTGTTTGGTCTGTTACATGTGCTGAATGCACGAGATGTTAAGTCTCTTTTGCGTTGCAGGGTACGAGAGCCTCCCCAGCTGTCCTTTGAGGAGAGTGAGCGCAGGGCGCTGCTGATGAAGGCGTGGTCTCGCTACAAGCAGGAGCAGCACGAGGTGGAGATGAAGACTATCAGTGACGCGCTGGAGGCTCAGAGGGAAGCGCTGGAGGAACTGCGACTGGAGTCAGAAGAGCTTTATCAAGCAGCCCTCAAACGAGACCAAAGGCTCTTTCCATACGAGAGCCAGGGACCCTGCTACACCCCACCAATACCTGGCTATCAGGCACCCGAAGGCAAATTCAATGACATAACCAAGGTGCATACGCAATAGAGAAGAGGCTGAAGGGTTCTGTGCATACATGTGTCTACTGTACATTAAGCATTTTtttggataaataataataaaaaaaaaaactgctagtgTGTTTCTTAATATGTGCCATGTGTGGCGTGCTGTGTAGTATCTTGACTTGACTGTGTGATGTCATTAAGAGATACTCTCAAAAATTGTCACCACCGTGGCTAGAAGAAAAAAGCCAATGTTCTGTATCTTCTCAAATATGTAACAATCTAGACGACACTGGATAGAGTTATTagcatatttttattattattatttggggtaTATTTTATTTCTGCCGTTCCAGTTCTAGAACAGGCATGTAGATAAGAGTTACAGATGACGttgaaattaattaaacaaatgtaaaccTTAAGGTAATGTAGCATTAGCATCGAATGATGGTCAAGTATGTTCTGTTATATTTTGGattaaatgtaaagaaaaaaaaaaaaaaaaaa contains the following coding sequences:
- the LOC117963100 gene encoding large ribosomal subunit protein mL40-like isoform X1 yields the protein MSGVLSQTLTLFSRQNSTLCSLAVLSLQARQTHWQTTILGLRTSLPMRAEPKKKKKVDPKREVALRDRLKKKLKKLERVPPELIPIEDFITPTKYLDETRVREPPQLSFEESERRALLMKAWSRYKQEQHEVEMKTISDALEAQREALEELRLESEELYQAALKRDQRLFPYESQGPCYTPPIPGYQAPEGKFNDITKVHTQ
- the LOC117963100 gene encoding large ribosomal subunit protein mL40-like isoform X3: MVKTHCNCFIQLDTIELLSSLAVLSLQARQTHWQTTILGLRTSLPMRAEPKKKKKVDPKREVALRDRLKKKLKKLERVPPELIPIEDFITPTKYLDETRVREPPQLSFEESERRALLMKAWSRYKQEQHEVEMKTISDALEAQREALEELRLESEELYQAALKRDQRLFPYESQGPCYTPPIPGYQAPEGKFNDITKVHTQ
- the LOC117963100 gene encoding large ribosomal subunit protein mL40-like isoform X2, whose product is MPSKSSLAVLSLQARQTHWQTTILGLRTSLPMRAEPKKKKKVDPKREVALRDRLKKKLKKLERVPPELIPIEDFITPTKYLDETRVREPPQLSFEESERRALLMKAWSRYKQEQHEVEMKTISDALEAQREALEELRLESEELYQAALKRDQRLFPYESQGPCYTPPIPGYQAPEGKFNDITKVHTQ